The genomic interval TGACGTCCAGCGGATCGTTCGCCACCGATTCCGGAATGCCGGTCGGGTCGGCGTCGGCTCTTAAAAGGCTATACCCCCCCGTATATAGCCGCCGCCGTGGCCACGATAAAGAGGGCCGTTAAAAGGCCTCTGCCGAGAAATTTTTTGCGCAGTTCGTCAAAACGCATCACGCCACTTCCTCCCATAAGTTTCCGTTGAGTTTTTTATTCTTTTTACTTTGTGCGATCGTTTCTTGATTATATCAGAAAATAGGTAAAATTACGCATCTATTGTAAAAATAAGAGAAACGGCAGTGCCAAATACACGCAGTTTTTTCAATGGACAGCGCGGCGGCGCGTGGCACGGTGAAAACAAAATCAACCCCGCCGGGCTCCGGCTCGAAGGCCGGAGCGATAAAACAAAGACAAAAGGCAGCCTAACGTCGATAGCTGAAAGGTAAATTACGGTTTAGCTTTTGACTTTGCCCTCAAAGGCGCCCTCTTTTGAGGGAGCTCCCCGCGAAGCGGGGTGAGGGAGAGTTGACCTTAGGTTCTTCCGCGGCTTTTGCCGCGGACTCTGTTTGGCGCGGAAACCGCGCCAAACAGAGCAACACTCCTTCCGTCTCGCCGCAAAAGCGGCGGCGATCCACCTCCCTCAGAGAGGGAGGCTTTAAGAAAAAACCGCTGTTTATCATCGATATGGTAAAAGCTAAATCGCTATCTATCTCTTTTCCCGCCCGAAGGAAATCGGCGTTTAGAAGTGCGAGTTGCTAAATAAAATGGGGTCCCCGATACCGGAACCGTATCTTCATACGGTGAGGATTCGGGGCCCCCGTTTTATGACGCAAATCGTGCTTATAAACGCCGATTTTGCCGATTTTATTTTTGTATTTCTTTCAGCGCCACATTATTGAGCTTTTCGTAGTAGAGCCCGAGCGAGCCGTGGTCCTTGGTCTCGTGCCCCTCGTTCGCTAGGGCGATCATCATCTCTATGACCTGCCCCGAGAGAGGGACGGAGCAGCTGACGGCGCGGCTGGTCTCGAGGACGTTCCAAAGGTCTTTGATGTGGAGGTTGATGCGGAAGCCGGGGTCGTAGCGGCCTTCGAACATTCTCGGCGCTTTGTCCTCAAGGCACTGGCTGCCGGCGAGCCCTTTGCGGATGGCCTCGAATACTCTGCGCGGTTCGACGCCCGCCTTTTTGGCGAAGGCCATGCCCTCGGCGACGGCGGAGATGTTGATGCCTACGATCATCTGGTTTACAAGTTTGGTGATCTGCCCCGCGCCGCTCTCCCCCACGAGGGTGACGGCGGCGCCCATCTTTTCAAGTATGGGACGGGCCTTTTCAAAGGCGGCGGCGCTGCCGCCGACCATGATCGCCAGGGTCCCCTGTTCCGCCTTTTCCTGGCCGCCGCTGACGGGGGCGTCGAGCATCTCCGCGCCCCTCTCTCTGAGGAGCGCGTCAAGTTCGCGGCTGGCGATCGGAGAGATGGAGCTCATGTCCACCACTATCTGTCCGGCACGGATGCCCTTTAAGAGGCCGTTTTCACCGGCGGTCACTTCGCGCACCTGCGGCGAGTTGGGAAGCATCGTCACGATAAATGTTCCGGCCTTTTCCGCGGTTTCGGCGGGCGTCGCCGCGCTCTCCGCGCCGCAGGCGCGCAGTTCCTCCACCGCCTGCCGGTTCACGTCGCAGACCACGACGGCATATCCCGCTTTGATAAGGTTTTTCGCCATCGGCCTGCCCATTATTCCCAAACCGATAAATCCTATTTTGTCCATCTGTATGACCTCCGTCCGTTGTTCTCTGTTTTTTTTGCCGTTAGTATCCCTTTTTCCTGTCGACGACGTTTTCCAGCCTCTCGCCGGCCTCGAGGCGGCGCAGGTTTTCAAAGACGATGTCGAAGGTGCGGTGGATGTAGTTATCCTCGTCGTCGCAGCCCATATGGGGCGACATGGTGAGGTTGGGGGCTGACCAGAGCGGCGATTCCACGGGAAGCGGTTCCTGCTCGAAGACGTCGAGCACCGCACCCGACAGGTGCCCCGATTTGAGGCTCGCGACGAGGGCCTCGCTGTCGACGATCCTTCCGCGGCTGATGTTTATAAAGCCCGCCCCCTCTTTCATCGCGGCGAACTCTTTTTCCCCGATGAAGCGGTATGTATCTTTGGTGGAGGGCAGGGTGACGACGACGTAGTCCGCGGAGCCGAGGGCCTCGTTCAGCCGCGAGGGCGGCAGTATCTCGTCGAGGTTCTCCCTCGGCGAGGTGTCGATGTCCACCCCGACGGTGTTAAGCCCCAGCCGTTTGGCCGCCAGGGCGACGGCGCTTCCCTGTTTGCCCGCGCCGAGTATGGCCGCCTTGGAGCCGCGGATGACGGAGACGAAGTGCGCGTCCCATTTGCGTTTCTGCTGCGCGCCTGCGAGCCGCGGCATGTGGTTCGCGAGCATGAGCAGCGCCATCATCGCGTATTCGCAGGTCTTGGGCGCGTGCGCCCCGCGGTTGTTGGTGAGGACGCATCCCTCCGGCAGCCAGTCAAGCGGCAGGAGGTGTTCTATGCCCGCGCCGATTATGTGTATCCATTTGAGGTTCGGCGCGAGGGCCGCGACCTCCGCGAGTGGAAACATGTAACCGACAAGGATGTCGGCGTTCACGATGTCGCGGCGGAATTTTTCGTAGTCTTCCGAGTTCCAGCTCGGGTCGTTTTCAAAGCTCGTGCTGGTGCGGGTGATGGAGATCTCCACTTTGCCGCGGAATTCGGGGAATCTTTCCAGCGCCGCCTCAATGCGTTCCGGGGTCATGCGGAAAACTTTGAGGCTGTCCTCCGCGGTGAGTACCATGATCTTCAATTTGTTCTGCATTAGACTGACCTCCTAGTATTCTCTGCCGGTATCCACAAGGTTTTCCAGCGGTTTGCCCTCAAGGTAGCTGCGGACGTTGCGCATGAGGATGTCAAGGCAGCGCGGCATGTAGTTGAGGGGATCGTCCGATGAGACGTGCGGCGTCATGATGAGGTTGGGCGCGGTCCAGAGCGGCGATTCGTCCTCCAGCGGCTCGTGGTCGAATACGTCGAGTATCGCGCCCGCGATCTCTCCCGCGCGCAGAGCGCGGTCAAGCGCGTCGGCGTCAAGCAGCTGCCCGCGCGCGACGTTGAGCAGGGAGGCGCTCTTCGGCATCAATTTAAGCTCCCTTTCGCCGATTATACGGTAGGTGGCCTTCGTAAGCGGCGCGGCGATGGCGAGGATGTCCACGTCCTTCAGCGCCTCGTCAAGTCTGTCGGGAGTCAGCACTTCGTCGCACTCGGGGTGGCTTGTGCGCTGCGGGTCGATGCCCGTCACCCTCATACCAAGGCGCCTGCCCTGCCTGGCGACCTCGCCGCCCTGGCAGCCCACGCCGATGACGACGAGTTTCCGTCCCTTTATGACGCTCGTAAAGGTCCGCTCCCATCTGCCGTTTCTCTGGGCCGTAAAGAGCCTGGGGATGGCGGAGTTGAGCATGCCGAGGTAGGTGGCGAAGCTCTCCCCCGATTTCGGCTGGTGCACGCCGCGGCTGTTCGTCAGCTGCAGCCCCTCCGGGACCCAGGTGAAGGGGGTTATCTGTTCCACCCCCGAGCTGTTGAAGTGTATCCATTTGAGTTCCGGCGCGTAGCCGCGAATATTCTCCGTGGGAAAGGTGTAGCCCATGAGCACGTCGGCCTCTTTCATGTGCTCGTAGTAGGATTTGAGGTCGTCTTCCGTCCAGCGGTCGTAGTCGTACTCGCTGCTGCCCATCGTTATTTCAAATTTGTCGGCGATGTCCGCGTTTCTCGCAACCGCCTCTTTCACCTGCTCCTCGGTCGCCTGATAGACCTGGGCCTGGTGGCG from Cloacibacillus sp. carries:
- a CDS encoding D-2-hydroxyacid dehydrogenase, coding for MQNKLKIMVLTAEDSLKVFRMTPERIEAALERFPEFRGKVEISITRTSTSFENDPSWNSEDYEKFRRDIVNADILVGYMFPLAEVAALAPNLKWIHIIGAGIEHLLPLDWLPEGCVLTNNRGAHAPKTCEYAMMALLMLANHMPRLAGAQQKRKWDAHFVSVIRGSKAAILGAGKQGSAVALAAKRLGLNTVGVDIDTSPRENLDEILPPSRLNEALGSADYVVVTLPSTKDTYRFIGEKEFAAMKEGAGFINISRGRIVDSEALVASLKSGHLSGAVLDVFEQEPLPVESPLWSAPNLTMSPHMGCDDEDNYIHRTFDIVFENLRRLEAGERLENVVDRKKGY
- the garR gene encoding 2-hydroxy-3-oxopropionate reductase: MDKIGFIGLGIMGRPMAKNLIKAGYAVVVCDVNRQAVEELRACGAESAATPAETAEKAGTFIVTMLPNSPQVREVTAGENGLLKGIRAGQIVVDMSSISPIASRELDALLRERGAEMLDAPVSGGQEKAEQGTLAIMVGGSAAAFEKARPILEKMGAAVTLVGESGAGQITKLVNQMIVGINISAVAEGMAFAKKAGVEPRRVFEAIRKGLAGSQCLEDKAPRMFEGRYDPGFRINLHIKDLWNVLETSRAVSCSVPLSGQVIEMMIALANEGHETKDHGSLGLYYEKLNNVALKEIQK
- a CDS encoding D-2-hydroxyacid dehydrogenase — encoded protein: MKKLRIHIMNNRHQAQVYQATEEQVKEAVARNADIADKFEITMGSSEYDYDRWTEDDLKSYYEHMKEADVLMGYTFPTENIRGYAPELKWIHFNSSGVEQITPFTWVPEGLQLTNSRGVHQPKSGESFATYLGMLNSAIPRLFTAQRNGRWERTFTSVIKGRKLVVIGVGCQGGEVARQGRRLGMRVTGIDPQRTSHPECDEVLTPDRLDEALKDVDILAIAAPLTKATYRIIGERELKLMPKSASLLNVARGQLLDADALDRALRAGEIAGAILDVFDHEPLEDESPLWTAPNLIMTPHVSSDDPLNYMPRCLDILMRNVRSYLEGKPLENLVDTGREY